The Ananas comosus cultivar F153 linkage group 6, ASM154086v1, whole genome shotgun sequence genome segment TAATTTTGGTCAGACGGAGAAAACTAAGGTTGTGGATAAAAAACTGTAATTGGTTAAgctttggttttttttcttttcttttttcgtttttgtggAAAGAGCCAGGGTGAGCATGTCTGTGAACAAGTGCCAGTTTTGAGCGACTGAATGTTTTAGTCCTGTTATTGCATACGGAAGTAACGGAACATGCCAAAATAAAGAGCAAATCTAAATACCAAAAAAAGGGGCAAATGAGTGATTCATAAAACACACAAAACTTGTCAATTAGATGTCACGGACACTGACACGGAATACGAGATACGGAATACGACATGACTCGAACACGACGACTCGAcagctttcaaaaaattagaatacaGACACAATATGAacaccgctaataaaatataatattattaatataattatatatatatatgcttataatatataaaatattaattttgataaaatattattatatttctcatacggataaaaattagtaaaatttttattgataatttatatatcttaagaaaaaaaaatctgcattatatataatttatttatattgtcaaaaaaattgtatgcattacttaaaaaactaaaatatttataaccttacatttataatgcataaaaaaaataaaaaaaatatgtatatttttttaattatttgcacTATAGATCGGCATTAAACGCACGCCCAAAAAGTGGCCATATCAAACACTTGTCCAACACGGACATGCGAGTGTCTGACACGGAAACACTGGGCAAACAGAAGTGTCCGTAATACATAGCTTATCAATGCTCTAGTTGCTCTGCCAGCTACATTTGcatgaaaaattacaaactaGGAGCACAAATCTAAAccggaaagaaacaaaaaagaaaactcaaCACACAATTTAGAACATCTCTCGATGATTTTTAGTTGCCTGCAGTCCTCCGTTCTAATGATCTAGAACAGACTACCAACACGCCTATTTTATGTACTGGcaggattctttttttttttttgagaaaaaagtagcaagctacctgcttcattcattaagtctAATGAACTGGGCATACAAGTTGGAGGCAGGATTCATTCACCTTCCTTTGTTGAGGGAGCTCGTCGAGATTATCCCACAAGACGAATTACATGAATCTCCAGATGCCAAATTCACCGACTCCCTTTCCGAGAAGACGAGGCTCACATCATCCGCGAGATTCTCATCACCATTCAGGTATCGGATCACCCGCCTCATGCTCGGCCTAACCTCGGGCGCAGACTGGCAGCAGACTAAACCCAGCTTGAGCACCAATTCCATCTCCTCCCCGTCGTAAAACTTTCCGAGTCTCGGATCTGCAGCTCCAAGCAGCTCTCCTCTTGCCCAGCACTCCGTCACCCAGTCCACCAGATTCAGCTGCATCGGCGGCGCGTCCGGTTCGATCGGTCGTCTCCCGCAGGCCACTTCCAAGAGCAATGCCCCGAAGGCGAAGACGTCGGAGCTAGTCGTCGGCTTGCCCGTGCGCGATAGCTCGGGCGACATGTAGCCGAGAGTCCCCACCACGTGAGTCGTGTGGGGATTCGTCCCGTGCTCATGCAGCCTCGCAAGTCCGAAATCGCCGATTCTCGCGTTCATGGCAGAATCGAGCAGCACGTTGCTCGCCTTGATGTCTCGGTGGACGACCACCTGCTCCCATTCCTCGTGCAAGTAGAGAATTCCCGCGGCAACGCCCTTGAGGATCTTGAACCGTTGCTGCCAGCTGAGTGTTGCACTAGTTTTGCCGTCGAAGAGGAGCGTGTCGAGGCTCCCCTCGGGCATGAACTCGTAGACGAGGAGAAGGTCTTCGTTCCGCTTGCACCACCCTTTGAGCTCGACCAGGTGCCTGTGTCTCATCCTCCCTAAGCTCGCGATCTCCGCGATGAATTCTCTAATCCCTTGTCTAGTATTGTTCGAGATCTTCTTTACGGCCACTTCCTCGCCGGTGTCCTTTATTACGCCCTTGAAGACTTGCCCGAAGCCGCCGCGACCGAGGAGCTCCGTCTCTTTGAACCCCTTAGTTGCCTTGTAAAGGTCCTTGTATCGGAATCTGTGGGGGTGATCAAGCTCCCAATCCTCAAGAGTCTCCGCGAGTTTCGCTCTCTGCTTCAGATAAAAGAAGATGGAGATCGCCGTGCCCACAACGATCAGCGTAGCGATAAAAGTTATGTCTCCAATCTTGATTGCCAAGGCCTTGGAACTGGAATTTGAAGACGAACTAGCACTCGGCGGCTGAGGAATCGACAGCTGAGAAATATCAAGCGGCGCGGCAATTCCGTCGGTCCGAAAGCTCCAACCTAAGATGTAGTGTGAGCTTACAAGTTTTCCGGTCGAAGCGGAGAATCCAACATACATATACTCTTTGAAAATCGGCGAGAGATCGATGGTGTATGATACGAGGGGGCGGCCGGGTTTAGGTACCGAGAGAGGAGCAATGGCCACGTTAAGGACTCTTGTGTTGGCGCTATAGTCGATCCACGCCTGAATCGGTTTCCCCATTTTCAAGTCCAAATCAACCTTCTTGTTGGAATCGTTTGAGTAATAGCCGGCCGGCGTTGAGATATTCGAGATGATGCTGTTTATGTCGATCCCGACGTGATTGCCGTTCGTCTCGTTGAACATCCCAGGGATGTAGGCCGTGTCGAATTCGACCGCAAAGACATGATTGGAGGAATTCCCGTTGTTTCCTGCACCGAAGAGTCCGAGATACGGGCCGGAATCGGCTTGAGGGAGAGTTTTTGACGGGGACATGACGAAAGCCAAGCCATGGCCGCTGCCCGTCCCGATGGTGATGATGTCGAACACGAAGATCGTGCTGAAAGAAAGCGCTGACGAACTTCCGTGC includes the following:
- the LOC109711344 gene encoding L-type lectin-domain containing receptor kinase S.4-like, translated to MVSSIALLFLVLFLTSSARSFADDFIFSGFKRASNLSLDGSARVTNDGTIQLTNETRRVMGHAFFSSPVRLLDNQHGSSSALSFSTIFVFDIITIGTGSGHGLAFVMSPSKTLPQADSGPYLGLFGAGNNGNSSNHVFAVEFDTAYIPGMFNETNGNHVGIDINSIISNISTPAGYYSNDSNKKVDLDLKMGKPIQAWIDYSANTRVLNVAIAPLSVPKPGRPLVSYTIDLSPIFKEYMYVGFSASTGKLVSSHYILGWSFRTDGIAAPLDISQLSIPQPPSASSSSNSSSKALAIKIGDITFIATLIVVGTAISIFFYLKQRAKLAETLEDWELDHPHRFRYKDLYKATKGFKETELLGRGGFGQVFKGVIKDTGEEVAVKKISNNTRQGIREFIAEIASLGRMRHRHLVELKGWCKRNEDLLLVYEFMPEGSLDTLLFDGKTSATLSWQQRFKILKGVAAGILYLHEEWEQVVVHRDIKASNVLLDSAMNARIGDFGLARLHEHGTNPHTTHVVGTLGYMSPELSRTGKPTTSSDVFAFGALLLEVACGRRPIEPDAPPMQLNLVDWVTECWARGELLGAADPRLGKFYDGEEMELVLKLGLVCCQSAPEVRPSMRRVIRYLNGDENLADDVSLVFSERESVNLASGDSCNSSCGIISTSSLNKGR